The window TATAGGAAAACCGACTTCGTTTGACGATGTTTCAGATGAATATAGTCGTTTAAATAATGAATGGTCGTCAGAAGGTAAGACGGTCGTATACGTAGCAGTAGATGAGGCTGTTATAGGTCTTATTGCCCTCATGGATGTTCCGAGTGAGCATGCAAAAGAAACCATTGATTATTTCAGAGAACAAGGCATACATACCACATTAATTACTGGTGACTCAGAAATGACGGGTAAAGCAGTCGCTAAACAATTAGGAATAGATGAAGTGATTGCGAATGTCATGCCGGAAGACAAATCCAGAATTATAGACGAACAAAAAGAAAAATACGGTGTAGTTACCATGGTTGGAGACGGAGTGAATGATGCCCCCGCTCTCGTAAACGCAGATGTGGGAATCGCTATGGGAGATGGGACCGATGTGGCAGTAGAGGTATCGGATTTAGTTTTAATGCAAAACGATTTATCCAAATTGGTACAATCTCATAATATATCTACGAAAATGAATCGTGTCATTTGGCAGAATGTTATTTTTTCAATGGCCGTTGTTGCCTTTTTAGTTGTCGTTAGTTTCTTAGGCTTAACGGATATTGCAATCAGTGTCATTATTCATGAAGGAAGTACATTGGTTGTTATTCTGAATGGGCTTCGATTGTTAAGGTCTAATTCTAAGCCTATCAAAAATTAATAACCTGTTTCAAATATTAACTAATTCTCGTTTTCATATGCCTCTGAAGTTTTGGAAACTTTAGAGGCATATTTTTATAAATCAGTTAGGGTGCTTATGCTAGTTTCATGGAGTGGTTTTTAGAACCATTTCCTGTAAAATGAAACCAGCAGGAGCGTCTTTTTATTATGACTACACGAAATTATTATTCCCCTGAACAGAAGGCAGCTATCGCTGCCCTACATTGGGATGAAAAACAAACATTAAGCCAAATTTCACGTGAAAATAAAATCTCAATAAGCGCCGTTCGGCGCTGGGTCCGTGAGTATTCACCTGCGGTGAATGACAATGGCGAAAAAATTACCAAGAAAACAGTCTCTGAACTTGAAGCGAGAATTGCCGAACTCGAACAAGATAACCAAATTTTGCGTGAAGCAGTCACTTTAATGGACAAATACTCACGTGAACAGATAAAAAAATCCAACCGACGATGAGTTTAGCGGAGCGCGCCGTCGTCGATATGTCTGAAAATGCGAAATATTCTCAAACCAAGTTGCTTGCG is drawn from Lactiplantibacillus paraplantarum and contains these coding sequences:
- a CDS encoding transposase, translating into MTTRNYYSPEQKAAIAALHWDEKQTLSQISRENKISISAVRRWVREYSPAVNDNGEKITKKTVSELEARIAELEQDNQILREAVTLMDKYSREQIKKSNRR